The Candidatus Scalindua japonica genome includes a region encoding these proteins:
- a CDS encoding type I polyketide synthase encodes MIKERKINEEPIAIVGMACTFPQAPDLETFWCNILAGVDVISEPLPDWEAERYLGSGRINTSYGGFLKDLYRFDPKEFGIMPNSVDGGEPDQFLALRIARDALQDAGCLGCDFDHRDTGIIIGHSTYLHRGQGNLIQHNIVLDQTVELIKAVCPSVDYYKLSEIRKLMEKKLPQFNADIVPGLVPNVMTGRIANRLNLKGPNYLIDAACSSSLLAVSAAVDELRNGRSRMMLAGGVNASLPAEVAVIFTQLGAMSKRGKLRPFEEGSDGTLLGEGLGIIALKRVSDAIADNNRIYSVIRNIGQASDGQGFGLLTPSVDGEALSIERAYSASEIAPETIELIEAHGTGIPLGDKTEISALKKIFGERKGVQGSIAIGSIKSMIGHCIPAAGIAGLIKSALALHHKILPPTLCDSVNPVLSIENTPFYVNTATKPWISRIGGVRRSGINSFGFGGINAHAILEEAPEKAMKPLKLSAWPAELCIFSAENVDELIAKLKKVASFLKRNSGCKISDIAATLVDNEIKCQHRLALVVKNADDFVKKINQALKRLQNNTRVSWSTRNGINYSSKLLNGKLAFMFPGEGSQYLGMFTDLALHFEEVREWFGFWRGLYNDVPGETRTDIVFPPQSELTELHRKNLEKKLYDMDVGSEAVFVAGQAMYTLLKSFGVQPDVMVGHSTGESSALVSSGAMDSKDLVQLAGFIRELNAIYKNVLAEGKIPTGALLAVGALPQSTVEKHIAAVNNEVMIAMDNCMNQLVLYGSKESIKALQKKLCVAGGICVALPFDRGYHTSKFSDISKAFFDYYERIGLEPPAIPLYSCSTADLFPEDQQGVRKLAAGQWSKKVRFRETVTKMYSDGVRYFIEVGPSGNLSSFVNDILAKGEYISVATNQRQKNDLEQFLILLSLLYVNGKELNLEKLFNSRLCNVVELEGSVQSKQPGILLKNTMPVMHISNTDRAALQEILKHKESTNNESKKTNGSLGNYTQIPKIDSLDSPKGVDQVMSSYFDLMHDFLDKQQTVAELCGSYEGSVTEDVNSISEYTPFLTSIIDIDEHCLQAECYLSIYEDNFLRDHIMSGTVSKYDEERYGLSCVPLMVSLEIMAEASALLVDSTAVKAIEDVKAFDWIALDDGELTLNVRAEVIDSGSNKIQASIINAGTVAVSAIFYFDTDWCLGGVPLTTEWRDSHWEGHELYTIGMFHGPTFQSIRRVDWWNDNGIEASLSEVSLDGFFKKNETPGMVLNPVLLDALGQLAAYWIAHQVGTDFNSFPSTIERIELYVQCPQNINDLKLRAHQQPLNPIANNMEEPRVWQFECIDKQGQPLLRVKNLVNIYFPVPNRFYEFRRDPLNGWLGHLSKVTEYSDIILWQIPHFSEKFCLQSGGIFLRILAHALLSSDELNEWRQLTKNIRHRREWLLGRACIKEAVRFWFFQQTGQLLYPSDIIVLHDEKGAPHVDGEWCDDLVQLPEVSLSHDRRLSLAAVSQLQNSVGIDIEHIGRIQHPELIEGSLSEKERKLLRSVDRNTLEEKMLRMWCAKEAASKYLGLGLQGMPEKFEVLFFHDDWNLAHVRYNGTVVEVNVSCDNDSVVALATRQIK; translated from the coding sequence ATGATAAAAGAAAGAAAAATAAACGAAGAACCAATTGCAATTGTTGGGATGGCGTGTACATTTCCACAGGCTCCTGATTTAGAAACTTTTTGGTGCAATATTTTAGCTGGCGTTGACGTAATAAGTGAACCGTTACCTGATTGGGAGGCTGAACGTTACCTGGGTTCAGGCCGGATTAATACTTCTTACGGTGGATTTTTGAAAGATTTATATCGCTTTGATCCAAAAGAATTTGGCATCATGCCAAATTCTGTAGATGGCGGTGAGCCGGATCAGTTTCTGGCTTTACGTATTGCGCGAGATGCTCTTCAGGATGCAGGTTGTTTAGGCTGTGATTTTGATCATCGTGATACAGGTATTATCATTGGCCATAGTACCTACCTTCATAGAGGGCAGGGAAACCTTATACAGCATAATATTGTATTAGACCAGACGGTAGAGTTGATAAAGGCAGTTTGTCCATCTGTTGACTACTATAAGTTATCAGAAATTCGTAAACTTATGGAGAAAAAACTTCCACAGTTTAATGCCGATATCGTTCCAGGTCTAGTGCCGAATGTAATGACAGGTAGAATTGCAAATCGACTGAATTTAAAAGGTCCAAACTACTTGATTGATGCTGCGTGTTCTTCTTCATTACTTGCGGTGAGTGCAGCAGTTGATGAATTGCGCAATGGACGCAGCCGTATGATGTTGGCAGGTGGGGTTAATGCCTCATTGCCTGCAGAGGTTGCTGTTATCTTTACGCAACTTGGTGCAATGAGCAAACGGGGGAAATTGCGACCATTTGAAGAAGGTAGCGATGGAACATTGCTGGGTGAAGGGCTAGGCATTATCGCATTGAAAAGAGTGTCTGATGCGATTGCCGATAATAATCGTATATACTCAGTCATACGAAATATAGGGCAAGCTAGCGATGGCCAGGGTTTTGGTTTGTTGACTCCGAGTGTTGATGGAGAAGCATTGAGTATAGAAAGAGCATATAGTGCTAGTGAAATTGCCCCAGAAACAATAGAGTTGATAGAAGCTCATGGAACAGGTATCCCACTAGGAGACAAAACTGAGATCTCTGCTCTTAAAAAAATATTTGGAGAACGAAAGGGAGTACAGGGTAGCATTGCGATAGGATCAATAAAATCAATGATTGGCCACTGCATTCCAGCTGCTGGAATTGCGGGATTGATTAAAAGTGCTTTAGCACTGCATCATAAAATTTTACCTCCGACTCTTTGTGACTCGGTTAATCCAGTGTTAAGTATTGAAAACACCCCTTTTTATGTTAATACAGCGACAAAACCATGGATATCTCGTATAGGGGGTGTTCGCCGTTCAGGTATAAATTCCTTTGGCTTTGGTGGCATTAATGCGCATGCGATTCTTGAAGAAGCGCCGGAAAAAGCGATGAAGCCGCTGAAACTCTCAGCATGGCCAGCTGAATTATGTATTTTTTCTGCTGAAAATGTCGATGAACTAATTGCCAAATTGAAAAAGGTAGCGTCTTTCTTAAAAAGGAATTCAGGTTGTAAGATAAGCGATATAGCTGCTACATTGGTGGACAATGAAATAAAGTGTCAGCATCGTCTTGCGCTGGTAGTTAAAAATGCAGATGACTTTGTAAAGAAAATAAACCAAGCATTGAAGCGTCTTCAGAACAATACAAGAGTAAGTTGGTCAACACGAAATGGTATTAACTACAGCAGTAAGCTTCTAAATGGTAAATTAGCATTCATGTTTCCTGGTGAGGGATCCCAATATCTTGGTATGTTCACTGACCTTGCGTTGCATTTTGAAGAGGTTAGAGAGTGGTTTGGTTTTTGGAGAGGGTTATATAATGACGTACCAGGTGAAACTCGAACTGACATAGTATTTCCACCACAAAGTGAATTAACTGAACTACACCGTAAAAATTTGGAAAAAAAACTATATGATATGGATGTTGGTTCAGAAGCGGTTTTTGTTGCTGGTCAGGCAATGTATACCCTGCTAAAATCATTTGGAGTGCAACCAGATGTTATGGTTGGTCACAGTACAGGTGAGTCATCAGCTTTAGTGTCTTCGGGAGCAATGGATTCTAAAGATTTAGTACAGTTGGCCGGATTTATCAGGGAGCTTAATGCAATCTATAAAAATGTACTGGCTGAGGGGAAAATTCCTACCGGTGCATTGTTGGCTGTAGGTGCACTGCCTCAATCAACCGTTGAAAAACACATTGCTGCCGTTAATAATGAAGTAATGATTGCTATGGACAACTGTATGAATCAACTTGTGCTTTACGGAAGTAAAGAATCCATTAAAGCTCTGCAAAAAAAATTATGTGTTGCGGGTGGCATATGTGTAGCCTTACCATTTGACCGTGGCTACCATACCTCCAAATTTTCTGATATAAGTAAGGCCTTCTTTGATTATTATGAAAGGATTGGTTTAGAACCTCCAGCAATACCATTATATTCCTGCTCTACAGCAGATCTATTCCCAGAAGATCAACAAGGTGTTAGAAAGCTGGCGGCTGGTCAGTGGTCAAAAAAAGTCCGTTTTAGAGAAACGGTGACTAAAATGTACAGTGATGGTGTTCGTTATTTTATAGAAGTTGGGCCATCTGGAAATCTCAGCTCATTTGTAAATGATATTCTTGCCAAGGGAGAATATATTTCGGTAGCAACAAATCAGCGACAGAAAAATGATCTTGAGCAATTTCTGATTTTATTATCTCTTCTTTATGTTAATGGAAAAGAATTAAACCTGGAGAAATTATTTAATTCACGTCTATGTAACGTTGTAGAACTGGAAGGAAGTGTGCAAAGTAAACAACCAGGTATTCTTTTGAAGAACACAATGCCTGTGATGCATATAAGCAATACTGATCGTGCTGCTTTGCAGGAAATACTGAAACACAAGGAATCAACGAATAATGAATCCAAAAAAACAAATGGATCATTGGGGAATTATACACAGATTCCGAAAATTGATTCTCTTGATAGCCCAAAAGGTGTTGATCAAGTGATGTCAAGCTATTTTGATCTTATGCACGATTTTCTGGATAAACAGCAGACGGTCGCTGAACTCTGTGGAAGTTATGAAGGATCTGTAACAGAAGATGTGAATTCTATAAGTGAGTATACACCTTTTTTAACTTCGATAATAGATATTGATGAACACTGTTTGCAGGCAGAGTGTTACCTTAGTATTTACGAGGACAACTTCCTGAGAGATCATATTATGTCCGGTACTGTTTCAAAATATGATGAAGAACGATACGGGCTATCCTGTGTGCCTTTGATGGTAAGTTTAGAGATTATGGCAGAAGCTTCTGCCCTTTTGGTTGATAGCACTGCCGTTAAAGCTATTGAGGATGTCAAGGCTTTTGATTGGATTGCTTTGGATGATGGAGAACTGACATTAAATGTAAGAGCAGAAGTTATTGATTCCGGGAGTAATAAAATTCAAGCTAGCATAATCAATGCTGGTACTGTTGCTGTTTCAGCAATTTTTTATTTTGACACAGATTGGTGTTTAGGCGGTGTACCTTTGACTACTGAATGGAGAGATTCTCATTGGGAAGGACATGAATTATATACTATCGGAATGTTTCATGGACCTACTTTTCAAAGTATTCGTCGTGTCGATTGGTGGAATGACAATGGTATTGAAGCAAGTCTTTCAGAAGTTAGTCTTGATGGTTTCTTTAAAAAAAATGAAACACCTGGTATGGTTTTAAATCCTGTGTTACTGGATGCACTCGGGCAATTGGCCGCATACTGGATTGCTCATCAAGTTGGAACTGATTTTAACAGTTTTCCTTCAACGATAGAACGCATTGAACTATATGTACAATGTCCGCAAAATATAAACGATTTGAAATTGCGAGCACACCAACAGCCACTTAATCCTATAGCCAATAATATGGAAGAACCACGAGTGTGGCAATTTGAATGCATTGATAAACAGGGGCAGCCATTGCTTAGAGTGAAGAATCTTGTAAACATATACTTTCCAGTTCCAAACAGGTTTTATGAGTTTCGGCGTGATCCTTTAAATGGCTGGCTTGGGCATCTTAGCAAAGTCACAGAATATTCAGATATTATTTTGTGGCAGATTCCTCATTTCTCGGAAAAATTCTGCTTACAATCTGGGGGTATATTCTTGCGTATATTGGCTCATGCACTATTGAGTTCAGATGAGCTTAATGAATGGAGGCAGCTTACGAAGAATATACGGCATCGACGTGAGTGGTTACTTGGACGTGCTTGCATTAAGGAGGCTGTCAGATTTTGGTTTTTTCAGCAAACAGGACAATTGCTATACCCGTCTGACATTATTGTTTTACACGACGAGAAAGGAGCACCTCATGTTGATGGCGAGTGGTGCGATGATTTAGTGCAGCTTCCTGAAGTTTCTCTTAGCCACGATAGGCGATTATCCCTGGCGGCAGTATCTCAGTTACAGAATTCTGTTGGTATCGATATTGAACATATAGGAAGAATTCAACATCCTGAGCTCATAGAGGGCTCTTTGTCAGAAAAAGAGAGGAAATTATTGCGTAGCGTTGATCGAAATACTTTAGAGGAAAAAATGTTACGTATGTGGTGTGCTAAAGAGGCAGCCTCAAAGTATTTAGGATTAGGGCTTCAAGGAATGCCAGAAAAATTTGAGGTTTTATTTTTTCATGATGATTGGAACCTGGCCCATGTAAGATATAATGGAACGGTAGTTGAGGTTAATGTCAGTTGTGATAATGATTCGGTAGTTGCACTTGCTACGAGGCAAATAAAGTGA
- a CDS encoding alpha/beta fold hydrolase, which translates to MPSVKVNGVKINFIQLECESGKYCEDLVMVHGLATNLAFWYLRHAPAFSKRYKVTLYDLRGHGRSSMTNSGYTAKNMAVDLRQLLEHLGIERAHFVGHSFGGNVALALASLDAARFNSLMLIDTHISAVRRLGNKKKWEFGEKVQQIFNKNNIDINVNEPYFGYKLLNAVATMQIQNIEISPEVEELLRPLMWKKGIRTVTQWLKLINTTEAEKELMSDDGLLLNRLRMLRFPILAMYGEHSQAMLTGEQLLKLWPHADFRRIREAGHFFPITRPSEFMENCREFWKGALVNKLSRRKGDSNQRYFRSNRYYVRDDKWFFDTRESIKKGPFENLNEAKEHLLSQLFC; encoded by the coding sequence ATGCCTTCAGTTAAAGTTAATGGTGTTAAAATCAATTTTATCCAGTTGGAATGTGAGTCTGGGAAGTATTGTGAAGATCTTGTTATGGTACATGGTTTGGCCACAAATCTGGCTTTTTGGTACTTACGACACGCACCGGCGTTTTCGAAGCGCTATAAAGTTACTTTGTATGACCTAAGGGGACATGGACGCTCAAGTATGACTAATAGTGGATATACTGCAAAGAATATGGCTGTAGATCTTCGTCAACTCCTTGAACATCTTGGGATTGAACGTGCACATTTTGTAGGTCATAGTTTTGGTGGCAATGTCGCGTTGGCCCTTGCGAGTTTAGATGCTGCTCGGTTTAACAGTTTAATGTTGATTGATACCCATATTTCTGCAGTACGTCGATTAGGTAATAAAAAAAAATGGGAGTTTGGGGAAAAAGTCCAGCAAATATTTAATAAGAATAATATAGATATTAATGTGAATGAACCATACTTTGGTTACAAACTATTAAATGCAGTAGCTACCATGCAGATACAGAATATTGAGATCTCTCCAGAGGTGGAAGAATTGTTACGACCCTTGATGTGGAAAAAAGGTATACGAACCGTTACCCAATGGTTGAAATTAATAAATACAACCGAGGCAGAGAAGGAGTTAATGAGTGATGATGGTTTGTTGTTGAATCGTTTAAGGATGCTTAGATTTCCGATACTCGCAATGTACGGTGAACACTCCCAGGCCATGTTAACCGGTGAACAACTCTTGAAATTGTGGCCACATGCTGATTTTAGAAGAATACGTGAAGCAGGGCATTTTTTTCCTATCACACGCCCTTCGGAGTTTATGGAAAACTGTAGAGAATTTTGGAAAGGCGCGTTAGTAAACAAACTTTCCCGTAGAAAGGGAGATTCAAATCAACGTTACTTTAGATCTAATCGATATTATGTCAGAGATGATAAATGGTTTTTTGACACACGGGAATCAATAAAGAAAGGACCTTTTGAGAATTTAAATGAAGCGAAAGAACATTTGTTGTCTCAGCTTTTTTGCTAA
- a CDS encoding HlyD family secretion protein, with translation MNKKIQRVATPAFLRKKLSAFRVEHGKGQIFLVKDKVYGQTHQFEPWQFFVLEVLPGCEDFSKLASVFKDRFGHTITQEELENLLFLVDDKKLFGASEITHPILEAFNKKKETEQWTSSVEENSESRNNTEPELTTKVSEEPFYTTTDDADLEATVRKREWNLFNPTWLLKIFQPFLLPFKHTIYFLPLLLILATVIYIRHAVIVEKELVHLFDGFSIIKNLLFSMFVVNFSVTWVKALVAFTFRATVSGFCIVFYLGFIPRFKARIDKVRQLSRREQIWLHASPLLMRLGLFSFGLLLWFNIRSTDSLLSSSALTAAVVGLISFLITVNPLVKSDGYYLLTALVNEPHLRGKSYRALINKVRGNVYQKTDNNVLAAYGLASILFMVLLYAVILIIMSSFLNIYLGGPSILFIVIAAPILIFRMIEKFRKIGQLYERTVQFERWRSRTLPKVEDDIVRKKNQNSLTTYLKRSIPACFLIILFIPWKYEPGGGFVILPNKKQEITAEINGIIDEIFFDGGEYLKKGTVIGRLSYSDYLAKVKIYNAKMQEQQAVIDELKSRPKPEEIQLAESALEVECSRYKFSSAKVKRLEELYEEHTISFEELDEVRREADVDLKRVEEKRANLELIKSGAAPDQIAAAEAKLLSWQEERDYNQEMIEKSIFYMPFDGKIITMHLKQKIGSYLNMGEPFATVENTDQVIAEIEIPEHNIGYIEKLAKIRGRSNAYYNIDFTGQVVSIDTNVTESQTGNIVKVCTLIDNKDGLLKSGMSGYMKISSEAMPIWKVLSLSVIRFFKIEVWSWHP, from the coding sequence TTGAATAAGAAAATTCAGAGAGTTGCGACTCCAGCTTTCTTACGTAAAAAATTATCTGCTTTCCGGGTAGAACATGGTAAAGGGCAAATCTTTCTAGTAAAAGATAAAGTATACGGACAAACGCATCAGTTTGAACCCTGGCAGTTTTTTGTTTTGGAAGTTTTGCCTGGATGTGAAGACTTCTCAAAACTCGCTTCTGTATTTAAGGACCGTTTTGGACATACTATCACACAAGAGGAATTAGAAAATCTTTTATTTCTTGTTGATGATAAAAAGCTTTTTGGCGCATCAGAAATAACACATCCTATTTTGGAAGCTTTTAATAAGAAAAAAGAAACAGAGCAATGGACATCTTCAGTTGAAGAAAATTCAGAATCTAGAAATAATACAGAACCAGAACTTACCACTAAAGTAAGTGAAGAGCCATTTTACACAACGACAGATGATGCAGATCTTGAAGCCACCGTTCGCAAAAGGGAATGGAATCTATTCAACCCTACCTGGCTTTTGAAAATATTCCAACCGTTTCTATTACCTTTTAAACATACAATTTATTTTCTTCCTCTCCTTCTGATTTTAGCTACTGTTATATATATTCGGCATGCTGTTATCGTTGAGAAAGAGTTGGTCCACCTGTTTGATGGTTTTTCAATTATTAAAAATCTCTTGTTCAGTATGTTTGTTGTTAACTTTTCAGTAACTTGGGTTAAAGCATTAGTAGCTTTTACTTTTCGTGCCACTGTGAGTGGTTTTTGTATCGTATTTTATTTAGGTTTTATACCACGGTTTAAGGCTCGAATTGACAAAGTGCGACAGCTTTCACGGCGCGAACAGATCTGGTTGCATGCTTCACCGCTGTTGATGCGTTTAGGGCTATTTAGTTTTGGCTTATTATTGTGGTTTAACATAAGATCGACTGACAGTTTACTGTCTTCTAGCGCCCTGACTGCAGCTGTTGTTGGTCTCATTTCCTTCTTAATAACAGTGAATCCGTTAGTGAAAAGTGACGGTTATTACCTGTTAACTGCTTTAGTAAATGAACCTCACTTGAGAGGAAAGTCTTATAGGGCATTGATTAATAAGGTTAGAGGCAATGTATATCAAAAAACGGATAATAATGTATTAGCAGCTTATGGGCTGGCATCAATCTTATTCATGGTATTACTGTATGCTGTTATTCTTATTATCATGAGTAGCTTTCTAAATATATACCTGGGAGGTCCCAGCATATTATTTATCGTGATTGCAGCCCCAATTCTTATATTTCGAATGATAGAAAAGTTTAGAAAAATTGGGCAGCTATATGAACGTACCGTTCAATTTGAACGTTGGCGTAGCCGTACACTACCAAAAGTAGAAGATGATATCGTCAGAAAAAAAAATCAGAATTCATTAACAACGTATTTAAAGAGGTCAATACCTGCTTGCTTTTTGATTATATTGTTTATACCATGGAAATATGAACCAGGCGGAGGTTTTGTTATCCTGCCAAATAAGAAACAGGAAATTACTGCGGAAATTAACGGAATTATTGATGAAATTTTCTTCGATGGTGGTGAGTACTTAAAGAAAGGAACGGTAATTGGACGGCTTTCCTATAGTGACTATTTGGCTAAGGTAAAAATTTACAACGCAAAAATGCAGGAGCAACAAGCAGTAATTGATGAATTAAAATCCAGACCTAAACCTGAAGAGATTCAGCTTGCAGAAAGTGCTTTAGAAGTAGAATGTTCAAGATACAAGTTTAGTAGCGCAAAAGTAAAGCGCCTTGAGGAGCTTTATGAAGAGCACACGATTTCCTTTGAAGAGCTGGATGAGGTACGGCGAGAGGCCGATGTTGATCTCAAGCGAGTAGAGGAAAAACGTGCTAATCTTGAATTGATAAAGTCTGGAGCAGCCCCTGATCAAATTGCTGCCGCGGAAGCTAAGCTACTAAGTTGGCAGGAAGAACGTGATTATAACCAGGAGATGATAGAGAAATCTATTTTTTATATGCCGTTTGATGGCAAAATTATAACTATGCATCTTAAACAAAAGATTGGCAGTTACCTTAATATGGGGGAACCGTTTGCTACTGTTGAAAATACAGATCAGGTAATTGCTGAAATTGAAATACCGGAACACAATATTGGTTATATTGAAAAATTGGCTAAAATTCGGGGACGTAGCAATGCCTACTATAATATTGACTTTACAGGACAGGTTGTTTCAATTGACACAAATGTGACAGAGAGTCAAACTGGCAATATAGTTAAGGTTTGCACACTGATAGACAACAAAGATGGCCTATTAAAATCAGGAATGTCAGGATACATGAAAATCAGTAGTGAAGCAATGCCGATTTGGAAAGTTTTGTCATTGTCCGTCATTCGGTTTTTCAAAATAGAGGTATGGTCGTGGCATCCTTAA
- a CDS encoding acyl carrier protein, protein MYNLTNECIGKTLMKIVEDLIQDWGLELDEGITNDTFLVKDLDFASVDIIQLCVALEQNYDRKLGFQDLLMNDGNYVSDLTIAQITDFLVNTMGGG, encoded by the coding sequence ATGTATAATTTGACTAACGAGTGTATCGGAAAAACACTGATGAAGATTGTTGAGGATTTAATTCAGGATTGGGGCTTAGAACTTGATGAAGGCATAACTAATGATACGTTCTTAGTTAAAGATTTAGATTTTGCATCTGTCGATATCATACAACTATGTGTTGCGTTGGAACAAAACTATGATCGAAAGTTAGGATTTCAGGATCTTCTGATGAATGATGGTAACTATGTTTCTGATTTGACTATAGCACAAATAACAGATTTTTTGGTTAACACTATGGGGGGGGGGTAA
- a CDS encoding alkaline phosphatase family protein, with protein sequence MRTLFIGMDGATFRILDELVKCTGDKQAVMPFLSMIYKKGVRSKLLSTPNPLTPPAWVSLMTGKNPGNHGVFDFIRAEERGDDVFFTLYDSRDNKAETIWSIASRQGKRVAALNFPFTAPPPKDYSGFMVPGFIPWRHLRRNTVPTDFYDRLKSLQGFNPKELAWDFDQEKNAVNVLSDTEREDWVRYHLPREKQWFRIAEHLLSEEPLDLLAVMFDGVDKLQHQAWMFLDPGLQSGIISEYHQRMRKLCMEYFMLLDGFIEALVNAAGPDVQVFMASDHGFTTTHEVVRINSYLHEKGYLDWKVMPDTKETVRREESMFANLDWKNTTAYCRTTSSNGINIRVARNPGDSGIKPKDYENFRDQLINDLQELRDLDTGERVISHIHKREDIFPGLQMKEAPDLLLVFRDFGFVSIKNKKPIIEQREEVAGTHHPDGVFFAYGQGIKQGKVIERRNITDVGATLLYSLGLDVPGDFEGQVPEPIFTEQHLLKKPVVIGAATNFSTNEDESESMSEDENEQLMTQLRMLGYME encoded by the coding sequence ATGCGTACATTATTTATTGGAATGGATGGTGCGACTTTTAGAATATTGGATGAGTTGGTAAAATGTACAGGTGATAAACAGGCAGTAATGCCTTTTTTATCCATGATATATAAAAAAGGTGTGCGGAGTAAACTGCTTTCAACACCAAACCCATTAACACCTCCTGCATGGGTATCTTTGATGACAGGAAAAAACCCTGGAAATCACGGTGTTTTTGATTTTATTCGTGCGGAAGAGCGTGGTGATGATGTCTTCTTCACACTATATGATTCTAGAGATAATAAAGCAGAAACAATATGGTCAATTGCCAGCCGTCAAGGTAAGCGTGTTGCAGCGCTTAACTTTCCTTTTACTGCACCACCTCCTAAGGATTATAGTGGTTTTATGGTTCCTGGATTTATTCCATGGCGTCACCTGCGTCGCAATACTGTGCCAACAGATTTTTATGATCGTCTTAAATCATTGCAGGGATTTAACCCTAAAGAATTAGCCTGGGATTTCGATCAGGAAAAGAACGCTGTCAATGTTTTATCAGATACAGAACGTGAGGATTGGGTGCGTTATCACCTTCCTCGTGAGAAACAATGGTTCAGGATTGCAGAACACCTGCTTTCTGAAGAGCCCCTGGATTTGCTGGCCGTGATGTTTGATGGTGTTGATAAATTACAACATCAAGCGTGGATGTTCTTAGATCCTGGTTTACAATCAGGTATAATTAGCGAATATCACCAACGCATGCGCAAATTATGCATGGAGTATTTCATGCTGCTTGACGGCTTTATTGAAGCGTTAGTTAATGCTGCCGGGCCTGATGTGCAGGTTTTCATGGCATCTGACCATGGGTTTACTACCACACACGAGGTTGTACGTATTAATTCCTATTTGCATGAAAAGGGTTATTTAGATTGGAAGGTAATGCCAGATACCAAAGAAACCGTTCGACGAGAAGAGAGCATGTTCGCTAACTTAGATTGGAAAAATACAACTGCTTATTGTCGTACTACTTCGAGCAACGGTATTAATATTCGAGTTGCTAGAAATCCGGGTGATTCAGGAATCAAACCGAAAGATTATGAAAATTTCAGGGACCAACTGATAAACGACTTGCAAGAATTGAGAGATTTGGATACAGGGGAGCGTGTAATAAGCCATATACATAAGCGTGAGGATATTTTTCCTGGGTTACAAATGAAAGAGGCTCCCGACCTTTTGTTAGTTTTTCGAGACTTTGGCTTTGTTTCAATCAAGAATAAAAAACCTATAATTGAACAACGCGAAGAGGTTGCAGGTACTCATCATCCAGACGGAGTCTTTTTTGCTTACGGTCAGGGAATAAAGCAGGGTAAAGTTATAGAAAGGCGAAACATCACAGATGTAGGAGCAACATTATTGTATAGTCTGGGGCTGGATGTGCCTGGTGACTTTGAAGGACAGGTTCCTGAACCGATATTTACAGAACAGCATCTTTTAAAAAAACCAGTGGTTATAGGTGCTGCCACAAACTTCAGTACTAATGAGGATGAGTCGGAGAGCATGTCTGAAGATGAAAATGAACAGCTTATGACTCAGCTTCGAATGCTGGGATACATGGAATAA